The proteins below are encoded in one region of Ricinus communis isolate WT05 ecotype wild-type chromosome 6, ASM1957865v1, whole genome shotgun sequence:
- the LOC8270475 gene encoding chlorophyll a-b binding protein CP29.3, chloroplastic — protein MATTATAAATAASHFFRTRTQNPKPKVGKIQARFGFGGFGGFGTKKSSPPPKKTAPKPVEDRLVWFPGANPPEWLDGTMVGDRGFDPFGLGKPAEYLQFELDSLDQNLAKNVAGDIIGVRVEPNEVKPTPFQPYSEVFGLQRFRECEVIHGRWAMLGTLGALAVEALTGVAWQDAGKVELVEGSSYLGQPLPFSLTTLIWIEVLVIGYIEFQRNAELDPEKRIYPGGYFDPLGLASDPEKKENLQLAEIKHSRLAMVAFLIFGIQAAFTGKGPIAFVATFNQ, from the exons ATGGCCACCACTGCCACTGCTGCTGCCACCGCCGCATCACATTTCTTTAGAACTCGTACCCAAAACCCCAAACCCAAAGTAGGTAAAATCCAAGCTAGGTTCGGTTTCGGTGGTTTTGGTGGTTTTGGAACCAAGAAATCATCCCCTCCACCAAAAAAAACAGCTCCAAAACCAGTAGAAGACCGACTGGTTTGGTTCCCGGGTGCAAACCCTCCCGAATGGCTCGACGGAACCATGGTGGGCGATCGTGGATTTGACCCGTTCGGGTTAGGTAAGCCAGCAGAGTACTTGCAATTTGAGCTTGATTCGTTGGACCAGAACTTGGCAAAGAATGTGGCTGGTGATATTATTGGCGTCCGTGTGGAGCCGAATGAGGTGAAACCGACGCCATTTCAGCCGTATTCAGAGGTCTTTGGGTTGCAAAGATTTAGAGAATGTGAGGTAATTCATGGGAGATGGGCAATGTTGGGTACTCTTGGCGCCCTTGCTGTTGAAGCTCTTACTGGTGTTGCATGGCAAGATGCTGGAAAG GTAGAATTAGTTGAAGGGTCATCATACCTTGGCCAGCCACTTCCTTTCAGCTTGACCACATTGATATGGATAGAGGTGCTAGTAATTGGGTACATTGAATTCCAACGAAATGCAGAGCTTGATCCAGAGAAAAGAATATACCCTGGTGGGTATTTTGACCCTCTTGGCTTAGCTTCAGATcctgaaaagaaagaaaaccttCAATTAGCAGAGATCAAGCATTCAAGGCTTGCCATGGTTGCTTTTCTTATCTTTGGTATCCAAGCTGCTTTTACTGGAAAAGGTCCCATTGCCTTTGTTGCTACCTTCAACCagtaa
- the LOC8270472 gene encoding arginyl-tRNA--protein transferase 2 isoform X2: MAGKVRRSDASSSSSSNSRGETVVVDCGRRKSSCGYCRSGARTSISHGLWAHSISVDDYQDLLDRGWRRSGCFLYKPEMERTCCPSYTIRLRASDFVPLKEQLRVFRKMQRFLDGTLDVKKSMEVVEDPNILKDKCSCACHEVSSSGTKENLPAKNEERNSAQNIATYLSDQVDIAIRTCAESGDFPCSIQLPKSSIKQVSQAKRKLLIEGAEELMYSSNIAFQLVATIRRAESAGNNASHSAGDLTLSPKVIAEKLAASLNQLSETSGFSIRACNGHINFYASRMQASSGEGAQTIADFKESAAGCKRKSCCTRKSVKHPQGKRQKLEIRLKRSSFDPEEFELYRRYQMKVHNDAPDHVTESSYKRFLVDTPLVSVPPSGNVRVPPCGFGSFHQQYVINGQLVAVGVIDILPKCLSSKYLFWDPDFAFLSLGKYSALQEIGWVKENQLHCPSLQYYYLGYYIHSCSKMRYKAAYRPSELLCPLRYQWVPFDIARPLLDRKPYAVLTDYALLENAESLPPHSSENAPEMQHDDNGGEDSNDILMDDGEEMIEPESESSDDESSAEMSSQTLEDGDVGDILIGLKGSRVRYKELRRAFDPSERSYLESQLHRYKSVVGAELSERIVYSLG, encoded by the exons atgGCAGGAAAGGTACGGAGAAGCGATGCGAGCTCAAGCAGTAGCAGCAATAGTAGAGGAGAAACCGTCGTGGTTGATTGTGGTCGCCGTAAAAGTTCTTGCGGTTATTGTAGATCCGGTGCTCGCACTAGTATCTCTCATG GTTTATGGGCACACAGTATTAGTGTTGATGACTATCAAG ATCTTCTTGACCGTGGATGGAGGAGATCTGGTTGTTTCCTTTACAAACCTGAGATGGAAAGGACATGCTGCCCATCTTATACTATTCGTCTGAGGGCAAGTGATTTTGTTCCTTTGAAAGAACAACTTCGTGTCTTTAGAAAAATGCAGAG GTTTTTAGATGGCACGCTGGATGTGAAGAAAAGCATGGAGGTAGTAGAGGATCCAAATATTCTCAAAGATAAATGCAGTTGTGCCTGTCATGAAGTTTCAAGCTCAGGGACAAAGGAAAATTTGCCTGCTAAAAATGAAGAGAGGAATAGTGCACAGAATATTGCTACTTATTTGTCAGATCAAGTTGACATTGCAATCCGTACTTGTGCAGAAAGTGGAGATTTTCCTTGCAGTATACAATTACCGAAATCTTCTATCAAACAGGTTTCACAAGCTAAAAGAAAACTGCTAATTGAAGGAGCAGAAGAGCTCATGTACTCTAGCAACATCGCATTTCAACTAGTGGCCACTATAAGACGAGCAGAATCAGCTGGAAATAATGCGTCACATAGCGCAGGAGATCTTACTCTTTCCCCTAAAGTTATTGCAGAAAAGTTGGCTGCTTCTTTAAATCAGTTGTCAGAAACTAGTGGTTTTTCAATCAGGGCTTGTAATGGACACATTAACTTCTATGCATCTAGAATGCAAGCTTCTTCTGGTGAAGGTGCTCAAACTATTGCTGACTTTAAAGAATCTGCTGCAGGATGTAAAAGAAAGTCCTGCTGTACGAGGAAGAGTGTCAAACATCCTCAGGGTAAAAGGCAGAAGCTAGAGATTCGGTTAAAACGGTCCAGCTTTGATCCAGAAGAATTTGAACTGTATAGAAGATATCAGATGAAGGTGCATAATGATGCACCGGATCATGTTACTGAAAGCTCTTACAAGAGGTTTCTTGTCGACACTCCCTTAGTTTCTGTCCCACCATCTGGTAATGTCAGAGTCCCTCCTTGTGGATTTGGCTCCTTTCATCAGCAATATGTTATCAATGGCCAGCTAGTTGCTGTTGGCGTGATTGATATTCTTCCTAAATGTTTGTctagtaaatatttattctgGGATCCAGATTTTGCCTTTCTATCACTAGGAAAGTATTCAGCCTTGCAGGAAATAGGTTGGGTAAAAGAGAATCAACTACATTGCCCTAGTCTTCAGTATTATTATCTTGGCTATTACATCCATTCCTGCAGCAAAATGAGATATAAAGCAGCCTATCGCCCATCTGAGCTTCTCTGTCCTCTCCGTTACCA GTGGGTTCCATTTGATATTGCGAGGCCTTTGCTTGACAGAAAGCCATACGCAGTCTTAACAGATTATGCGCTTCTAGAAAATGCAGAGTCTTTACCTCCTCATTCTTCTGAAAATGCCCCGGAAATGCAACATGATGACAATGGTGGTGAAGACTCAAATGATATTCTTATGGATGATGGTGAAGAAATGATTGAACCTGAATCTGAAAGTTCTGATGATGAATCGAGTGCAGAAATGAGTAGTCAGACATTGGAAGATGGTGATGTTGGTGATATTTTAATCGGTTTGAAGGGATCCCGTGTGAGATACAAG GAATTGCGGCGAGCTTTTGACCCCAGTGAAAGGAGCTACTTGGAATCTCAGTTGCATAGATATAAGAGTGTAGTAGGTGCAGAGTTGTCTGAGCGAATAGTCTACTCACTGGggtga
- the LOC8270472 gene encoding arginyl-tRNA--protein transferase 2 isoform X1 translates to MAGKVRRSDASSSSSSNSRGETVVVDCGRRKSSCGYCRSGARTSISHGLWAHSISVDDYQGVYDLLRSVSLHALNIHTFLHIKKNICVNLCCLSFFDLLDRGWRRSGCFLYKPEMERTCCPSYTIRLRASDFVPLKEQLRVFRKMQRFLDGTLDVKKSMEVVEDPNILKDKCSCACHEVSSSGTKENLPAKNEERNSAQNIATYLSDQVDIAIRTCAESGDFPCSIQLPKSSIKQVSQAKRKLLIEGAEELMYSSNIAFQLVATIRRAESAGNNASHSAGDLTLSPKVIAEKLAASLNQLSETSGFSIRACNGHINFYASRMQASSGEGAQTIADFKESAAGCKRKSCCTRKSVKHPQGKRQKLEIRLKRSSFDPEEFELYRRYQMKVHNDAPDHVTESSYKRFLVDTPLVSVPPSGNVRVPPCGFGSFHQQYVINGQLVAVGVIDILPKCLSSKYLFWDPDFAFLSLGKYSALQEIGWVKENQLHCPSLQYYYLGYYIHSCSKMRYKAAYRPSELLCPLRYQWVPFDIARPLLDRKPYAVLTDYALLENAESLPPHSSENAPEMQHDDNGGEDSNDILMDDGEEMIEPESESSDDESSAEMSSQTLEDGDVGDILIGLKGSRVRYKELRRAFDPSERSYLESQLHRYKSVVGAELSERIVYSLG, encoded by the exons atgGCAGGAAAGGTACGGAGAAGCGATGCGAGCTCAAGCAGTAGCAGCAATAGTAGAGGAGAAACCGTCGTGGTTGATTGTGGTCGCCGTAAAAGTTCTTGCGGTTATTGTAGATCCGGTGCTCGCACTAGTATCTCTCATG GTTTATGGGCACACAGTATTAGTGTTGATGACTATCAAGGTGTGTATGATCTGTTAAGATCTGTTTCTCTACATGCTCTGAATATTCACACATTTTTACACATCAAGAAGAATATCTGTGTCAATCTCTGCTGCCTCAGCTTCTTTG ATCTTCTTGACCGTGGATGGAGGAGATCTGGTTGTTTCCTTTACAAACCTGAGATGGAAAGGACATGCTGCCCATCTTATACTATTCGTCTGAGGGCAAGTGATTTTGTTCCTTTGAAAGAACAACTTCGTGTCTTTAGAAAAATGCAGAG GTTTTTAGATGGCACGCTGGATGTGAAGAAAAGCATGGAGGTAGTAGAGGATCCAAATATTCTCAAAGATAAATGCAGTTGTGCCTGTCATGAAGTTTCAAGCTCAGGGACAAAGGAAAATTTGCCTGCTAAAAATGAAGAGAGGAATAGTGCACAGAATATTGCTACTTATTTGTCAGATCAAGTTGACATTGCAATCCGTACTTGTGCAGAAAGTGGAGATTTTCCTTGCAGTATACAATTACCGAAATCTTCTATCAAACAGGTTTCACAAGCTAAAAGAAAACTGCTAATTGAAGGAGCAGAAGAGCTCATGTACTCTAGCAACATCGCATTTCAACTAGTGGCCACTATAAGACGAGCAGAATCAGCTGGAAATAATGCGTCACATAGCGCAGGAGATCTTACTCTTTCCCCTAAAGTTATTGCAGAAAAGTTGGCTGCTTCTTTAAATCAGTTGTCAGAAACTAGTGGTTTTTCAATCAGGGCTTGTAATGGACACATTAACTTCTATGCATCTAGAATGCAAGCTTCTTCTGGTGAAGGTGCTCAAACTATTGCTGACTTTAAAGAATCTGCTGCAGGATGTAAAAGAAAGTCCTGCTGTACGAGGAAGAGTGTCAAACATCCTCAGGGTAAAAGGCAGAAGCTAGAGATTCGGTTAAAACGGTCCAGCTTTGATCCAGAAGAATTTGAACTGTATAGAAGATATCAGATGAAGGTGCATAATGATGCACCGGATCATGTTACTGAAAGCTCTTACAAGAGGTTTCTTGTCGACACTCCCTTAGTTTCTGTCCCACCATCTGGTAATGTCAGAGTCCCTCCTTGTGGATTTGGCTCCTTTCATCAGCAATATGTTATCAATGGCCAGCTAGTTGCTGTTGGCGTGATTGATATTCTTCCTAAATGTTTGTctagtaaatatttattctgGGATCCAGATTTTGCCTTTCTATCACTAGGAAAGTATTCAGCCTTGCAGGAAATAGGTTGGGTAAAAGAGAATCAACTACATTGCCCTAGTCTTCAGTATTATTATCTTGGCTATTACATCCATTCCTGCAGCAAAATGAGATATAAAGCAGCCTATCGCCCATCTGAGCTTCTCTGTCCTCTCCGTTACCA GTGGGTTCCATTTGATATTGCGAGGCCTTTGCTTGACAGAAAGCCATACGCAGTCTTAACAGATTATGCGCTTCTAGAAAATGCAGAGTCTTTACCTCCTCATTCTTCTGAAAATGCCCCGGAAATGCAACATGATGACAATGGTGGTGAAGACTCAAATGATATTCTTATGGATGATGGTGAAGAAATGATTGAACCTGAATCTGAAAGTTCTGATGATGAATCGAGTGCAGAAATGAGTAGTCAGACATTGGAAGATGGTGATGTTGGTGATATTTTAATCGGTTTGAAGGGATCCCGTGTGAGATACAAG GAATTGCGGCGAGCTTTTGACCCCAGTGAAAGGAGCTACTTGGAATCTCAGTTGCATAGATATAAGAGTGTAGTAGGTGCAGAGTTGTCTGAGCGAATAGTCTACTCACTGGggtga
- the LOC8270472 gene encoding arginyl-tRNA--protein transferase 1 isoform X3: MEVVEDPNILKDKCSCACHEVSSSGTKENLPAKNEERNSAQNIATYLSDQVDIAIRTCAESGDFPCSIQLPKSSIKQVSQAKRKLLIEGAEELMYSSNIAFQLVATIRRAESAGNNASHSAGDLTLSPKVIAEKLAASLNQLSETSGFSIRACNGHINFYASRMQASSGEGAQTIADFKESAAGCKRKSCCTRKSVKHPQGKRQKLEIRLKRSSFDPEEFELYRRYQMKVHNDAPDHVTESSYKRFLVDTPLVSVPPSGNVRVPPCGFGSFHQQYVINGQLVAVGVIDILPKCLSSKYLFWDPDFAFLSLGKYSALQEIGWVKENQLHCPSLQYYYLGYYIHSCSKMRYKAAYRPSELLCPLRYQWVPFDIARPLLDRKPYAVLTDYALLENAESLPPHSSENAPEMQHDDNGGEDSNDILMDDGEEMIEPESESSDDESSAEMSSQTLEDGDVGDILIGLKGSRVRYKELRRAFDPSERSYLESQLHRYKSVVGAELSERIVYSLG; encoded by the exons ATGGAGGTAGTAGAGGATCCAAATATTCTCAAAGATAAATGCAGTTGTGCCTGTCATGAAGTTTCAAGCTCAGGGACAAAGGAAAATTTGCCTGCTAAAAATGAAGAGAGGAATAGTGCACAGAATATTGCTACTTATTTGTCAGATCAAGTTGACATTGCAATCCGTACTTGTGCAGAAAGTGGAGATTTTCCTTGCAGTATACAATTACCGAAATCTTCTATCAAACAGGTTTCACAAGCTAAAAGAAAACTGCTAATTGAAGGAGCAGAAGAGCTCATGTACTCTAGCAACATCGCATTTCAACTAGTGGCCACTATAAGACGAGCAGAATCAGCTGGAAATAATGCGTCACATAGCGCAGGAGATCTTACTCTTTCCCCTAAAGTTATTGCAGAAAAGTTGGCTGCTTCTTTAAATCAGTTGTCAGAAACTAGTGGTTTTTCAATCAGGGCTTGTAATGGACACATTAACTTCTATGCATCTAGAATGCAAGCTTCTTCTGGTGAAGGTGCTCAAACTATTGCTGACTTTAAAGAATCTGCTGCAGGATGTAAAAGAAAGTCCTGCTGTACGAGGAAGAGTGTCAAACATCCTCAGGGTAAAAGGCAGAAGCTAGAGATTCGGTTAAAACGGTCCAGCTTTGATCCAGAAGAATTTGAACTGTATAGAAGATATCAGATGAAGGTGCATAATGATGCACCGGATCATGTTACTGAAAGCTCTTACAAGAGGTTTCTTGTCGACACTCCCTTAGTTTCTGTCCCACCATCTGGTAATGTCAGAGTCCCTCCTTGTGGATTTGGCTCCTTTCATCAGCAATATGTTATCAATGGCCAGCTAGTTGCTGTTGGCGTGATTGATATTCTTCCTAAATGTTTGTctagtaaatatttattctgGGATCCAGATTTTGCCTTTCTATCACTAGGAAAGTATTCAGCCTTGCAGGAAATAGGTTGGGTAAAAGAGAATCAACTACATTGCCCTAGTCTTCAGTATTATTATCTTGGCTATTACATCCATTCCTGCAGCAAAATGAGATATAAAGCAGCCTATCGCCCATCTGAGCTTCTCTGTCCTCTCCGTTACCA GTGGGTTCCATTTGATATTGCGAGGCCTTTGCTTGACAGAAAGCCATACGCAGTCTTAACAGATTATGCGCTTCTAGAAAATGCAGAGTCTTTACCTCCTCATTCTTCTGAAAATGCCCCGGAAATGCAACATGATGACAATGGTGGTGAAGACTCAAATGATATTCTTATGGATGATGGTGAAGAAATGATTGAACCTGAATCTGAAAGTTCTGATGATGAATCGAGTGCAGAAATGAGTAGTCAGACATTGGAAGATGGTGATGTTGGTGATATTTTAATCGGTTTGAAGGGATCCCGTGTGAGATACAAG GAATTGCGGCGAGCTTTTGACCCCAGTGAAAGGAGCTACTTGGAATCTCAGTTGCATAGATATAAGAGTGTAGTAGGTGCAGAGTTGTCTGAGCGAATAGTCTACTCACTGGggtga
- the LOC8270473 gene encoding protein yippee-like yields MGRLFVVNLEGKIYSCKHCRTHLAVYEDIVSKSFTSRHGKAYLFNKVVNVSVGVNEERMMLTGLHTVADIFCVGCGSIVGWKYETAHEKSQKYKEGKSVLERFKVSGPDGSSYWINHEAHVGGSDADDA; encoded by the exons ATGGGGAGGTTGTTTGTGGTGAATCTTGAAGGGAAGATCTATAGTTGCAAGCACTGCAGAACCCACCTCGCTGTTTATGAAGATATTGTTTCAAAG TCCTTCACCAGCAGGCATGGGAAAGCTTATCTCTTCAACAAGGT AGTGAATGTCTCCGTTGGAGTGAATGAAGAGAGAATGATGTTGACTGGTTTGCACACTGTTGCTGACATTTTCTGTGTTGGATGCGGATCAATTGTGGGTTGGAAATAT GAAACTGCGCATGAAAAGAGCCAGAAGTACAAGGAAGGAAAATCTGTTCTTGAGCG GTTTAAGGTGTCTGGTCCTGATGGAAGCAGTTATTGGATCAATCATGAAGCACATGTTGGTGGAAGCGATGCAGATGATGCTTGA
- the LOC125370319 gene encoding uncharacterized mitochondrial protein AtMg00810-like, whose product MQAELQALEDNRTRSLTSLSVHKIPIGWHWVYKIKWKLDGSIERLKQASRQWFAKFSEAICSTVFIQSKANYSLFTKREGKYFTVLLIYLDDILITGNDSENITDVKNFLHKNFRLKDLGKLKYFLGIEVSTSRKGINVYQRKYALEIIKDAGLLGATPVETLMERGTKLCENSEPLHDPGKYRRLIGRLIYLMVSRPNITYAVHVLSRFMHQPRKEYWDAALRVVCYLKGSPGQGLFFSANNDFKLSAFCDSDWAVCPLTGRSTSGYCVFLGHSLIS is encoded by the exons ATGCAAGCTGAGTTACAGGCACTTGAGGACAATAGAACCCGGTCTCTTACATCTCTTTCTGTTCATAAAATTCCAATTGGATGGCATTGGGTGtacaaaataaaatggaaGTTAGATGGCTCAATTGAAAG GCTGAAGCAGGCGTCTAGACAATGGTTTGCAAAGTTTTCAGAAGCTATTTGTTCAACTGTTTTTATACAATCCAAGGCAAACTATTCTCTCTTCACCAAAAGAGAAGGCAAGTATTTTACTGTCCTTTTGATTTATTtggatgatattctgattACTGGCAATGATTCTGAAAACATAACTGATGTTAAGAATTTTCTGCATAAAAATTTTCGACTCAAAGATCTaggaaaattgaaatatttcttGGGCATTGAAGTTTCTACATCTAGAAAAGGCATTAATGTATATCAGCGAAAATATGCTTTGGAGATTATCAAAGATGCAGGTTTATTGGGTGCTACTCCTGTTGAGACTCTTATGGAGCGTGGTACAAAATTATGTGAAAATAGTGAACCACTTCATGACCCGGGAAAATACAGAAGGCTTATTGGCAGGTTAATTTATCTCATGGTTTCAAGACCAAACATCACCTATGCAGTTCATGTTCTAAGCAGATTTATGCATCAACCTCGGAAAGAATATTGGGATGCAGCTTTGCGTGTCGTGTGCTACTTAAAAGGATCCCCTGGTCAaggtcttttcttttctgcaaACAATGATTTTAAACTAAGCGCTTTTTGTGATTCAGATTGGGCAGTATGTCCTCTCACTGGAAGATCAACCTCAGGTTACTGCGTATTCTTGGGTCATTCTTTAATATCATAG